In one Lachnospiraceae bacterium GAM79 genomic region, the following are encoded:
- a CDS encoding IS1380-like element ISClsp2 family transposase — protein MKKIHIEFSDERLITPSGLVFVGQILGKSSFVKKINRAPISKDYLQKQIKNGDVLLTYIGMLCQGKPQYEAVREMIDDPDYYKYALGISYAIPSAETLRQRFDMIGDSLRKDIQQANVDMLREMHIEPTALDNGFVPVDIDVTPFDNSKSNKEGVSRTYKGFDGYAPIMAYIGTEGYLVNLELRIGKQHCQKETPDFLRETIELCRQLTEKPLLIRLDSGNDASENIGIFMEESYKYNNVSFIIKRNPRQESKEEWLESVRECCQNIQHPRDGKTVYIGQTFRNVTYSLSDNEEKTVGIRTIYEITERTIDRYGQYFIVPDIELGTYWTNTSLPDETVINLYHAHGESEQYHSEIKTDMDVGRLPSGKFESNKLVLELTMIAYNILRIIGQESLKKKDAPGRKKIHRRRIRTVISNLMQFAGHLTEHAGRLVLSIGRSNRWRFTFKRLYDSFAFIT, from the coding sequence ATGAAGAAAATACACATTGAATTCAGCGATGAGCGGCTCATTACTCCCAGTGGTCTGGTATTCGTAGGGCAAATACTTGGAAAAAGCAGTTTTGTTAAAAAAATCAACCGTGCTCCAATTTCAAAAGATTATCTGCAGAAACAGATAAAAAATGGAGACGTGCTCCTCACCTATATTGGTATGCTCTGTCAGGGAAAACCCCAGTATGAGGCTGTCCGTGAAATGATAGATGACCCTGACTACTACAAATACGCATTAGGCATCTCCTATGCGATTCCTTCCGCCGAAACACTCCGTCAGCGTTTTGACATGATCGGGGATTCCCTGCGCAAAGACATCCAGCAGGCAAATGTCGACATGCTGCGTGAAATGCACATAGAGCCGACAGCCCTGGATAACGGCTTTGTTCCTGTCGATATTGATGTAACCCCCTTTGACAATTCGAAATCCAATAAGGAAGGCGTATCCCGTACCTACAAGGGTTTTGACGGATATGCACCAATTATGGCATATATCGGCACAGAAGGATACCTCGTCAATCTTGAACTGCGGATTGGGAAACAGCACTGCCAGAAAGAAACTCCTGATTTCCTGAGAGAGACCATTGAACTGTGCAGACAGCTGACGGAAAAACCACTGCTCATCCGGCTAGATTCCGGCAACGATGCATCTGAAAACATAGGCATCTTTATGGAAGAAAGCTATAAATACAACAATGTGTCTTTCATCATAAAACGGAATCCCAGACAGGAAAGTAAAGAAGAATGGCTGGAATCCGTCAGGGAATGCTGCCAGAATATCCAGCATCCACGTGATGGGAAAACTGTTTATATCGGACAGACCTTCCGGAATGTGACATATTCCCTTTCTGATAACGAGGAGAAAACTGTCGGAATACGCACAATTTATGAGATCACGGAAAGAACCATTGACCGATATGGGCAGTATTTTATCGTACCCGATATAGAACTGGGCACATACTGGACAAACACTTCCCTGCCAGACGAAACAGTCATTAATCTTTACCATGCCCACGGAGAAAGTGAGCAGTATCACAGTGAAATCAAGACGGACATGGATGTTGGAAGACTCCCGTCGGGAAAGTTTGAGAGCAACAAACTGGTGCTAGAGCTGACAATGATCGCATATAATATCCTTCGAATCATAGGGCAGGAATCGCTGAAAAAGAAGGATGCTCCCGGCCGGAAGAAAATACATCGCCGAAGAATACGTACGGTGATCAGTAATCTTATGCAGTTTGCGGGACATCTGACAGAACATGCCGGCCGTCTGGTGCTGTCCATTGGAAGGAGTAATCGCTGGAGATTTACTTTCAAGCGTCTTTATGACAGCTTTGCATTCATCACCTGA
- a CDS encoding M64 family metallo-endopeptidase, whose protein sequence is MTKKITAIFLALCMAISVLPMTIQAASKPDIKVGDYVKMGAYNNASILWRCVSIDNNGPLMLADKIVDTLAYDAKTNDNSNSKSHSRSYKRDDYGSNYWKDSNMRSWLNSTAAEGKVDWLCGNPPKDGYVSGVGAYNEKAGFLNAFSKSEIAAMKTVTQRSLVSHPEYNKGIVDGDANSDLLYYTDISEAVANYDSSYFETTTEKVFLLDVKQANAVWKNLKGYYVAYNNDGMAWPYWLRTPVTDCNHDMRYISSSGQVGRYAPWYSDLGVRPAFYLDSEYFVTTSGSGSQSSPYIGSAPNKQEDDYTISEPAEDANPDWNVSTEQSIQLTLGPWYSNDGKYSNPTIPVYTIQKTRSDTENMVVVVCGEGYTKSQQGKFINDVKRLWQDAMKYEPYRSYADRFNVYALCTASESTFDNGGSTFFDVIVDKYNSPVISNNLHGSQWKNHIFERCIGPEFIEKIHDAHIKKKCDPNTIPSGSEYEPYYYVHDYIAQFAMVVNTKSDFGGAYNNREYGFHYFISPSDSYRASKTFAHEFGHGLLGLGDEYSNGYLLDDKELKSLNLSSVEDPEKIKWRQLLGFRNTYTCRNAYGSKMLVSSYECIMRDTNYQFCEVCRLQGFKRMSQLVKDVDLYVATPEVKEYTGAYSKPSDFTDLETSSYYNYTYNRNDRLLSGNSKSRFNTNMNGKKIELRTVIQNISDKNARQLKFKMWIKHSDGSVATDSSGNPLQTVQTFDIPVWNDKANFWPLGALDHIKSDFNSGLKSCSLIYQIPSDAQLKSGDTVAFQVLDENGNVLADDNTETQRYTTVSIQYKFEDGSEIPNTAGGTFTVPYGTKLDLTPAKTLYDYEFIKVDGLNKPIVSDGTVVTYYYKNKNEEHTHNLTLVAAKAATCTTAGNSAYYTCDGCDKWFADATGSVEITDKTSVKIPAPGHTAGKEWKSDDTNHWHECSRCHDKKDEAAHDYGSDNVCDTCGYYKTVPHTHNLTLVAAKAATCTDGGKEAYYKCEGCGKFYEDVLGTKEITDLASWGNIAKIAHTTKQTVTKATPTANGKIVNYCSVCKKTLSTTVIPKASSIKLKATSLTYNGKVRTPKVIVKDRTGKTLVKNTDYTVSYAKGRKYVGKYAVKITFKGKYSGTKTLYFTIKPKATSISSLKAGSKKFTVKWKKQATQTTGYQVQYSASSKFSKAKTVTVGKNTTVSKKISKLSGKKKYYVRVRTYKTVKINGKSIRIYSGWSKAKTVTTKK, encoded by the coding sequence ATGACGAAAAAAATAACCGCAATATTCTTGGCATTGTGCATGGCAATCTCCGTTTTGCCGATGACCATTCAGGCGGCATCAAAGCCCGATATTAAAGTTGGCGACTATGTTAAAATGGGCGCGTATAACAATGCCTCAATTCTTTGGCGATGTGTAAGCATTGACAATAACGGACCGCTTATGCTTGCAGACAAAATTGTTGACACCCTTGCATATGATGCCAAAACAAATGACAACAGCAATTCAAAATCACACAGCAGAAGCTATAAGCGTGATGATTACGGTTCTAACTATTGGAAAGACAGCAATATGCGTTCTTGGTTAAATTCGACCGCAGCTGAAGGCAAAGTCGATTGGCTTTGCGGCAACCCTCCGAAAGACGGATATGTAAGCGGTGTGGGAGCGTACAACGAAAAAGCGGGTTTTCTCAACGCTTTTTCAAAATCTGAAATTGCGGCAATGAAAACCGTTACCCAGCGTTCTCTCGTTTCTCATCCCGAATACAACAAGGGCATAGTTGATGGAGACGCAAATTCGGATTTGTTATACTACACCGATATTTCGGAAGCGGTGGCAAACTACGACAGTTCATATTTTGAAACTACAACCGAAAAGGTTTTTCTTCTTGATGTAAAGCAGGCTAATGCCGTGTGGAAAAATCTCAAAGGTTATTATGTTGCGTATAATAATGACGGTATGGCTTGGCCTTATTGGCTTCGCACTCCTGTTACCGATTGCAATCACGATATGCGTTATATCAGTTCATCGGGTCAGGTCGGTCGTTATGCTCCGTGGTATTCCGATTTGGGCGTAAGACCTGCATTTTATCTCGATTCCGAATATTTTGTTACAACTTCCGGCAGCGGCTCACAAAGCAGTCCTTATATCGGCTCTGCTCCAAATAAGCAAGAGGATGATTATACAATTTCGGAACCTGCCGAGGACGCAAATCCCGATTGGAATGTCAGCACCGAGCAAAGCATTCAGCTCACCCTCGGCCCGTGGTATTCAAATGACGGAAAATATTCTAATCCTACCATCCCTGTTTATACCATCCAAAAAACACGCAGCGACACGGAAAATATGGTTGTTGTCGTTTGCGGCGAGGGATACACAAAAAGTCAGCAGGGCAAATTCATCAATGATGTCAAACGACTTTGGCAGGACGCTATGAAATATGAACCGTATCGCAGTTATGCCGACAGATTCAATGTTTACGCTCTTTGCACAGCTTCCGAATCGACTTTTGACAATGGTGGAAGCACCTTCTTTGATGTTATAGTCGACAAATATAATTCGCCTGTTATTTCTAATAATCTCCACGGAAGTCAGTGGAAAAATCATATTTTTGAGAGATGTATCGGTCCTGAATTTATCGAGAAAATTCACGATGCTCATATCAAAAAAAAGTGTGATCCAAACACAATTCCGTCCGGTTCGGAATATGAGCCTTATTATTATGTTCACGATTATATTGCTCAGTTCGCTATGGTTGTAAACACAAAATCAGATTTCGGCGGTGCTTATAATAACCGTGAATACGGCTTCCATTATTTCATTTCGCCATCAGACAGTTATCGTGCGTCAAAAACTTTTGCACACGAGTTTGGACACGGTTTGCTCGGTCTCGGTGATGAATACAGTAACGGATATTTGCTTGACGATAAGGAACTTAAATCACTCAATCTTTCCTCGGTTGAAGACCCGGAAAAGATAAAATGGCGACAGCTTTTAGGTTTTAGAAACACATATACCTGCCGCAATGCTTACGGCTCAAAAATGCTTGTTTCAAGTTATGAGTGCATAATGAGAGACACAAACTATCAATTCTGTGAGGTTTGCCGTTTGCAGGGCTTCAAGCGAATGTCTCAGCTTGTTAAGGATGTAGACCTTTATGTTGCAACTCCCGAGGTTAAGGAATATACGGGCGCTTATTCAAAGCCGTCTGATTTTACCGACCTTGAAACAAGTTCATATTATAATTACACATATAATCGCAATGACCGACTTTTGAGCGGCAACAGCAAAAGCAGATTTAATACTAATATGAACGGTAAAAAAATCGAGCTTAGAACTGTTATTCAAAACATTTCAGATAAAAATGCACGACAATTAAAATTCAAAATGTGGATTAAGCACTCCGACGGAAGCGTTGCGACCGATTCATCGGGGAATCCGCTTCAAACAGTACAAACCTTTGACATTCCTGTTTGGAATGATAAGGCAAATTTCTGGCCGCTCGGTGCTTTGGATCACATCAAAAGCGACTTTAATTCAGGCTTAAAGAGTTGCTCGCTTATTTATCAAATTCCGTCTGATGCACAGCTTAAGAGCGGCGATACCGTGGCATTTCAGGTGCTCGATGAAAACGGAAATGTGCTTGCAGACGACAATACGGAAACACAGCGCTACACAACCGTTTCAATTCAGTATAAATTTGAGGACGGCTCTGAAATTCCAAACACTGCCGGCGGAACATTTACCGTGCCATACGGCACAAAGCTTGATTTAACACCGGCAAAAACACTTTATGATTATGAATTTATAAAGGTTGACGGCTTGAATAAGCCTATTGTTTCGGACGGAACGGTTGTTACATATTATTACAAAAATAAAAACGAAGAACACACTCACAATCTGACTTTGGTTGCTGCGAAAGCTGCCACCTGCACTACTGCGGGCAATTCCGCATACTACACCTGCGATGGCTGTGACAAGTGGTTCGCAGATGCAACAGGATCGGTAGAAATTACCGATAAAACCAGTGTGAAGATTCCGGCTCCCGGACATACCGCAGGCAAAGAATGGAAGTCTGATGATACTAACCACTGGCATGAATGTTCTCGTTGCCACGACAAAAAGGACGAAGCGGCTCACGATTACGGTTCTGACAATGTTTGCGACACCTGCGGATATTACAAAACTGTACCGCACACTCACAATCTGACTTTGGTTGCTGCGAAAGCTGCCACCTGCACAGATGGCGGTAAGGAAGCATACTACAAGTGCGAAGGTTGTGGCAAGTTCTATGAAGATGTACTCGGTACAAAGGAAATAACCGACCTTGCATCTTGGGGCAATATTGCTAAGATTGCCCACACCACAAAGCAAACCGTAACAAAGGCAACCCCAACAGCAAACGGCAAGATAGTAAATTACTGTTCGGTATGTAAGAAAACTCTTTCAACGACAGTAATTCCAAAGGCATCAAGCATAAAGCTTAAAGCAACATCATTAACATATAATGGAAAGGTTAGAACACCTAAGGTTATTGTTAAGGACAGAACAGGAAAGACACTTGTTAAGAATACTGACTATACTGTGTCTTATGCAAAAGGCAGAAAGTATGTTGGCAAGTACGCAGTAAAGATTACCTTTAAGGGTAAATACAGCGGAACAAAGACGCTTTATTTCACAATCAAGCCAAAGGCAACAAGTATTTCCTCACTTAAAGCAGGTTCAAAGAAGTTTACAGTAAAGTGGAAGAAGCAGGCTACACAGACAACAGGCTATCAGGTACAGTACAGTGCCTCAAGTAAATTCAGCAAGGCTAAGACCGTAACAGTAGGCAAGAATACAACAGTATCAAAGAAAATTTCAAAGCTTTCGGGCAAGAAAAAGTATTATGTAAGAGTTCGCACCTATAAGACAGTTAAGATTAACGGCAAATCCATAAGGATTTATTCAGGCTGGTCAAAAGCTAAGACTGTTACAACAAAGAAATAA
- a CDS encoding InlB B-repeat-containing protein has product MLQQRNKNYTVTFDSAGGSAVTTQTIEEGQKATKPAAPTKSDDTTKPSDDVQNPQTGDNSMSGCGSLCCSSAASEL; this is encoded by the coding sequence CTGTTACAACAAAGAAATAAAAACTATACCGTAACCTTTGATTCTGCCGGTGGCTCTGCAGTAACGACTCAGACTATCGAAGAAGGTCAGAAGGCAACCAAACCTGCCGCTCCTACCAAGTCTGACGATACCACCAAGCCTTCGGATGATGTTCAGAATCCGCAGACCGGCGACAACAGTATGAGTGGCTGTGGATCGCTCTGCTGTTCGTCAGCGGCTTCGGAGTTGTGA
- a CDS encoding DUF6061 family protein: MRTIFAEYNPQRNSIDVYTSAGYMLRIDCWEAEKNLKTTPRLDCALNALAIDEPLEYARLYLDGTMQMWVDAEDSFYL; this comes from the coding sequence ATGAGAACAATATTTGCAGAATACAATCCACAACGCAACAGCATTGATGTTTATACTTCTGCTGGCTATATGCTCCGCATTGACTGCTGGGAAGCAGAAAAGAATTTAAAAACAACACCCAGATTAGATTGTGCATTAAATGCACTTGCTATTGATGAACCACTTGAATATGCAAGACTATACCTTGATGGAACTATGCAGATGTGGGTTGATGCCGAAGATTCATTTTATTTATGA
- a CDS encoding GNAT family N-acetyltransferase translates to MELREYKSTDCEQMAQLFYNTVHSINVKDYTEEQLNAWATGSVDLQEWNHSFLNHKTVVAVEDDEVVGFGDIDQSGCLARLYVHINYQGMGITLKNYVMEKKTSSGFSDKSSGGNE, encoded by the coding sequence ATGGAACTTAGAGAATACAAGTCAACTGACTGTGAGCAGATGGCGCAATTGTTCTACAATACGGTACATAGCATAAATGTAAAGGATTATACAGAAGAACAGTTAAATGCATGGGCAACCGGTAGCGTAGATTTACAAGAATGGAACCACTCTTTTTTAAATCATAAAACAGTGGTTGCAGTGGAGGATGATGAGGTTGTTGGATTTGGAGACATTGATCAATCTGGCTGTCTGGCTAGGCTGTATGTCCATATAAATTATCAGGGGATGGGAATTACACTTAAAAACTATGTGATGGAGAAGAAAACTTCTAGCGGCTTTTCTGATAAAAGTTCAGGAGGTAATGAATAA
- a CDS encoding DUF3267 domain-containing protein: protein MIKIVWSINDINKYQTGNLLDGAVKIETPQSVGELMKKAVPIAVILCVILFIAMLCKTIICKTVVISPIFILVGFAFGFLLLIIHEWLHGIVYPKEADVTIGRIKGKATFVALASYPLRRDRFILMCLLPFVLGLVPFILFVISPAEFRVLNGLNFGMACMGMISPFPDVFNVLVVLRNSEKSDLIMFYKNDMYKIS, encoded by the coding sequence ATGATAAAAATTGTGTGGTCAATAAACGATATAAATAAATATCAAACAGGAAATTTGCTGGATGGTGCAGTAAAGATAGAAACACCGCAGAGTGTTGGTGAACTGATGAAAAAAGCAGTGCCAATTGCTGTAATTTTATGTGTTATCCTTTTTATTGCTATGCTTTGTAAAACGATAATATGCAAGACCGTTGTAATCTCGCCAATATTTATTCTGGTCGGATTTGCTTTCGGTTTTTTACTGTTAATAATTCATGAGTGGTTACATGGAATTGTTTATCCTAAGGAAGCAGATGTAACAATAGGCAGAATAAAAGGAAAGGCAACATTTGTTGCATTAGCATCATATCCATTGAGGCGAGATCGGTTTATATTGATGTGCCTGTTGCCATTTGTTCTTGGGTTAGTTCCATTTATATTATTTGTAATTAGTCCTGCTGAATTTAGAGTATTAAATGGATTGAATTTTGGCATGGCATGTATGGGGATGATTTCGCCATTCCCAGATGTGTTTAATGTCCTTGTCGTTCTAAGAAATTCTGAAAAAAGCGATTTAATAATGTTCTACAAGAATGATATGTATAAGATTTCTTAA
- a CDS encoding GNAT family N-acetyltransferase — MKIEYRKADITDAELLIDIYNFAFYSDYIKYGECPAYGKTKEMMEKSIIEYPKFIILYNGEPVGCVSCKKVEMRIYEVGCLCVVPEFQGKGIGTQAIRFVTSHYRDWDKITLVTPIDKKKNVKFYTEKCGFNIVSMEMDGNVKVARFVLEK; from the coding sequence ATGAAGATTGAATATAGAAAAGCAGATATTACGGATGCAGAATTGCTAATAGATATTTATAATTTTGCATTTTATAGTGATTATATTAAATATGGTGAATGTCCGGCGTATGGAAAGACTAAAGAGATGATGGAAAAATCTATAATAGAATATCCAAAATTTATTATTTTATATAATGGTGAACCGGTCGGTTGTGTTTCTTGTAAAAAAGTGGAAATGCGAATATATGAAGTTGGGTGTTTGTGTGTTGTCCCAGAGTTTCAAGGAAAAGGAATTGGAACGCAAGCAATTAGATTTGTAACATCACACTATAGGGATTGGGATAAAATTACCTTAGTTACACCCATAGATAAAAAGAAAAATGTAAAGTTTTATACAGAAAAATGTGGATTTAATATAGTGTCTATGGAAATGGATGGAAATGTTAAAGTAGCACGATTTGTTTTAGAAAAATGA
- a CDS encoding N-acetyltransferase: MIIRNEKTDDYRVVEEMIKEIFWNLSVPGCNEHYFAHLVRNSEDFIPELDFVLEEDGKIIGSIIYVKAKLVAMDGTEKEILSFGPFTIHPDYQRKGYGRKLLEHSLEAARKLGFDTIAIWGNPENYACYGFKNCKRYNVCIDKDVYPVALMVKVLDEDALEGKMWKYVESPAHEMDESGFEEFDSSFEQMEEGYKYTQELFYIYSRSNVLR; encoded by the coding sequence ATGATTATAAGAAATGAAAAAACAGATGATTATAGAGTTGTAGAGGAAATGATAAAGGAGATATTTTGGAACTTGTCTGTGCCGGGATGCAATGAACATTATTTTGCCCATTTGGTTCGAAATAGTGAAGATTTTATTCCGGAATTAGATTTTGTATTAGAAGAGGATGGGAAAATAATTGGTTCTATTATTTATGTGAAGGCAAAGCTGGTTGCTATGGATGGAACAGAAAAAGAAATCTTATCTTTCGGCCCATTTACAATTCATCCCGACTATCAAAGAAAGGGCTATGGAAGAAAGCTTCTTGAACATTCATTGGAGGCAGCAAGAAAGCTGGGCTTTGACACGATAGCGATTTGGGGGAATCCAGAAAATTATGCTTGTTATGGATTTAAAAATTGTAAGCGATATAATGTGTGTATAGACAAAGATGTATACCCGGTTGCTCTTATGGTAAAAGTTCTTGACGAGGATGCTCTTGAGGGAAAAATGTGGAAATATGTTGAAAGCCCTGCACATGAGATGGATGAGAGTGGCTTTGAAGAATTTGATAGTTCTTTTGAGCAGATGGAAGAAGGCTATAAATATACACAAGAGCTGTTTTACATTTATTCAAGATCGAATGTATTACGATAG
- a CDS encoding YibE/F family protein, with translation MKETEKKDKTIRETDEKTGEHLVLFVRRNAVYIAVFLIGAAFLLAAGSFDWDRINSYTMYNNDSRTFVRGRVVSVDNERLETDPYDHSRYLGEQELTVLILEGDQKGDKVSIDNYLSQTHNIYVNANQKIIVCADMPEGVAPYYTVFNYDRCLPLGILVVVFATVMLFVGKGKGLRALAGVVFTLLLVVLFMVQAIYHGFPPVIVSILTILTGTAVSLLLLNGCSRRTAVSALATVLGVAVTGIIFYISSKTLHLTGFNSDNAEELLVIQGATGLSVRSLLIAGVLVSSLGAVMDVAVSLTAALMELVAVDPSVTARQVMKSGFNIGKDMIGTMSNTLILAFAGTALNTMLVLTAYGVSRTQFISSDYLAIELAQGLCATIGVILTVPITTGICAAMRISHR, from the coding sequence ATGAAAGAGACAGAGAAAAAAGACAAAACGATAAGGGAAACGGATGAAAAAACAGGTGAGCATCTTGTTTTATTTGTGAGAAGAAATGCAGTATATATCGCGGTTTTCCTGATCGGAGCAGCCTTTCTTCTGGCGGCAGGTTCATTTGATTGGGATCGGATCAACAGCTATACAATGTACAACAACGACAGCAGGACATTCGTAAGAGGGCGGGTAGTATCTGTCGATAATGAGCGGCTGGAGACAGATCCATATGATCATTCCAGATATCTTGGGGAACAGGAGCTTACAGTTCTGATTCTGGAAGGAGATCAGAAAGGCGACAAAGTATCGATTGATAATTATTTGTCGCAGACACATAACATCTATGTAAACGCTAATCAGAAAATAATCGTATGTGCAGATATGCCGGAGGGAGTAGCTCCCTACTACACAGTATTCAATTATGACAGGTGCCTGCCACTTGGCATCCTTGTGGTGGTATTTGCCACGGTAATGTTGTTTGTGGGAAAAGGAAAAGGCTTACGGGCATTAGCCGGTGTCGTTTTTACACTTCTTCTGGTAGTACTGTTTATGGTTCAGGCGATCTACCACGGATTTCCTCCTGTAATTGTCTCAATCCTGACCATATTAACAGGAACAGCAGTCAGCCTGTTGTTGTTAAATGGCTGCAGCAGACGGACGGCTGTATCCGCACTTGCTACTGTACTTGGAGTTGCAGTAACAGGAATTATTTTTTACATAAGTTCAAAAACCTTACATCTTACAGGATTTAACAGTGACAATGCGGAAGAACTACTGGTCATTCAGGGAGCGACAGGACTTTCGGTTCGATCACTTCTGATCGCAGGCGTTCTGGTATCTTCCCTTGGAGCCGTTATGGATGTGGCAGTTTCCCTTACGGCAGCGCTTATGGAACTGGTCGCTGTAGATCCTTCGGTAACCGCTCGACAGGTTATGAAGTCGGGATTTAATATCGGAAAAGATATGATCGGAACCATGAGCAATACGCTGATCCTTGCATTTGCGGGAACGGCACTCAATACGATGCTGGTATTAACCGCCTATGGAGTGAGCCGGACACAGTTCATATCATCGGACTACCTGGCGATCGAGCTTGCACAGGGATTGTGTGCAACGATCGGAGTGATCCTTACCGTACCGATAACGACAGGAATCTGCGCAGCAATGCGCATTTCACATAGATAA